Proteins encoded within one genomic window of Paenarthrobacter sp. JL.01a:
- a CDS encoding methyltransferase domain-containing protein: protein MLSDAVSALRCPVCQGLFELRQARPATLACRSGHLFDAAKQGYFNFLTGKGTAFEADTAEMVAARARFLEAGHYSELASAVAEMAAEAIRGPEPLVLDAGTGTGHYLRTVMEATGASAVGMDISKFALRRAARLNPGAANVVWDIWRPLPMADNSADVVTVVFAPRNPAEFARILRPGGSLLVVTPRSGHLQEIAARTGMLGIEEGKEERLAESMSGWFDSPTSRSLDVPLVLSGSEVADLAYMGPAGHHLRQEQLSELAASDEDMDTTAKFRISVFTTS from the coding sequence ATGTTGTCCGACGCCGTCTCCGCCCTGCGATGCCCTGTTTGCCAAGGACTTTTCGAGTTGCGTCAGGCCCGTCCGGCAACCCTCGCGTGTCGGTCGGGACACCTGTTTGATGCTGCCAAGCAAGGCTATTTCAACTTCCTTACAGGCAAAGGAACGGCTTTCGAAGCGGACACAGCCGAGATGGTGGCCGCCAGGGCCCGGTTCCTGGAAGCAGGGCACTACTCGGAATTGGCTTCAGCGGTGGCAGAGATGGCCGCGGAGGCCATCCGAGGGCCGGAACCACTGGTTCTCGACGCCGGAACCGGCACCGGTCATTACCTCCGCACTGTTATGGAGGCAACGGGGGCTAGCGCCGTTGGGATGGACATTTCCAAGTTCGCCCTTCGGCGTGCGGCACGGCTCAACCCCGGGGCTGCCAACGTGGTCTGGGACATTTGGCGTCCGTTGCCCATGGCGGATAACTCGGCGGACGTCGTGACGGTTGTTTTCGCGCCGCGGAACCCTGCGGAGTTCGCGCGGATTCTGCGCCCCGGAGGATCGTTGCTGGTGGTGACGCCGCGGTCCGGCCACCTCCAGGAGATCGCTGCGAGGACAGGGATGCTCGGGATCGAAGAGGGGAAGGAAGAACGGCTGGCCGAGTCCATGAGCGGCTGGTTCGATTCGCCCACCAGCCGTTCCCTGGATGTGCCGCTGGTGTTGTCGGGAAGCGAAGTAGCCGACCTGGCCTACATGGGGCCCGCTGGACACCATCTCCGTCAGGAGCAGCTGTCCGAACTGGCAGCGTCAGACGAGGACATGGACACGACGGCCAAGTTCCGGATCAGCGTGTTCACCACGTCCTGA